From the genome of Flavobacterium luteolum, one region includes:
- a CDS encoding helix-turn-helix domain-containing protein encodes MNDKLSEIENYIIDRVRTIRKEKGFTQEQLSLKLDKGVGFIGDIESSKKAKYNVQHLNDIAKIFNCSPKDFWPDKGL; translated from the coding sequence ATGAATGACAAATTATCCGAAATAGAAAATTATATAATTGATAGGGTAAGAACCATCCGCAAGGAAAAGGGTTTTACCCAAGAGCAATTATCTCTAAAATTGGATAAGGGTGTGGGGTTTATTGGAGATATTGAATCTTCAAAAAAAGCAAAATATAATGTTCAGCATTTAAATGACATTGCAAAAATTTTTAATTGTTCCCCAAAAGATTTTTGGCCAGATAAAGGTCTGTGA